A single Oncorhynchus nerka isolate Pitt River linkage group LG10, Oner_Uvic_2.0, whole genome shotgun sequence DNA region contains:
- the prph2b gene encoding peripherin-2b: protein MVLMKVKFDLPKRVKLAQGLWLMYWLAVMTGILVFSLGLFFKIELRKRSEMMDNNESHFVPNLLILVGLAACGVNVFGGKVCHDSLDALKFAKWKPMVKGYLMGCFAFNILLFFTALLCFCMQFQLYFSLAEGLKNGIKYYKDTDTPGRCFMKRTLDMTQIEFRCCGNNNYRDWFEVQWISNRYLDFSNDEVKDRVLSNVEGKFLMESVPFSCCNPGSPRPCIQHQLTNNSAHYDYDHHTEELNIWTRGCRESLVAYYGGMMNSIGGLMLLYIILEAGVMVGLQYLTTSLETMADPENPESESEGWLLEKSVKETVADVIAKIKGLVGAGNHVGEVEEGVATVS, encoded by the exons ATGGTGTTGATGAAGGTAAAGTTTGACTTGCCGAAGCGGGTGAAGCTTGCCCAGGGCCTGTGGCTCATGTACTGGCTAGCCGTGATGACCGGCATTCTGGTCTTCAGTCTGGGGCTGTTCTTTAAGATCGAGCTCCGGAAGAGGAGTGAGATGATGGACAACAACGAGAGCCATTTTGTGCCCAACCTGTTGATTCTAGTTGGCCTGGCTGCTTGCGGGGTAAACGTTTTCGGCGGCAAGGTGTGCCACGACTCTCTGGATGCTTTGAAGTTCGCCAAGTGGAAGCCCATGGTCAAGGGCTACCTGATGGGCTGCTTCGCTTTCAACATCCTCCTGTTCTTCACAGCTCTGCTGTGCTTCTGCATGCAGTTCCAGTTGTACTTTTCCCTGGCTGAGGGTCTGAAGAATGGGATCAAATACTACAAGGATACGGACACACCTGGGCGCTGCTTCATGAAGAGGACGCTGGACATGACCCAGATCGAGTTCCGCTGCTGTGGCAACAACAACTATAGGGATTGGTTTGAGGTCCAGTGGATCAGCAACCGCTATCTGGACTTCAGCAACGATGAGGTCAAAGA CCGTGTCCTGAGCAACGTGGAGGGGAAGTTCCTGATGGAGAGTGTGCCGTTCAGCTGCTGCAACCCCGGCTCCCCCAGACCCTGCATCCAGCACCAACTGACCAACAACTCAGCCCACTATGACTACGACCACCACACCGAGGAGCTCAACATCTGGACCCGGGGCTGCCGCGAGTCCCTGGTCGCCTACTACGGAGGCATGATGAACAGCATCGGGGGCCTGATGCTACTGTACATCATACTGGAG GCAGGAGTGATGGTGGGCTTACAGTACCTGACCACTTCTCTGGAGACTATGGCCGACCCAGAGAACCCGGAGAGTGAGAGCGAGGGCTGGCTTCTGGagaagagtgtgaaggagacgGTGGCAGACGTCATAGCAAAGATCAAGGGCCTGGTCGGTGCAGGGAACCATGTGGGGGAGGTTGAGGAGGGGGTGGCTACTGTGAGTTGA